A single region of the Solwaraspora sp. WMMD406 genome encodes:
- a CDS encoding siderophore-interacting protein, which produces MKRNWEGLVLKALGGRDFRLTVLRHEAVNGHYQRIRVNDGGLLASCELHPTMWIRLWFDNDGRPHQRAYTLVDPDPVGGEFSLEFAIHDGCAARWVQQVTVGDTIEATVQGSAFALPDPPPAQLYVVGDPASLPAVNSLLDAAEKVPAALWLEYQHDGERELPLRTRPDDQVTWVPRRDGGQHLVDTVRSALPAVTDALYWVACEARSTRAITRHLRRDLGVDKRRVSALGYWNAG; this is translated from the coding sequence GTGAAACGGAACTGGGAAGGGCTGGTTCTCAAGGCGTTGGGGGGCCGGGACTTCCGTCTCACGGTCCTGCGCCATGAGGCGGTCAACGGGCACTACCAGCGCATACGCGTGAACGACGGGGGTTTGCTGGCCAGTTGTGAGCTGCATCCCACCATGTGGATTCGGCTCTGGTTCGACAACGACGGACGTCCCCACCAGCGGGCATATACGCTCGTCGACCCGGATCCGGTCGGCGGTGAGTTCAGCCTGGAGTTCGCCATTCACGACGGCTGCGCCGCCCGCTGGGTGCAGCAGGTCACGGTCGGTGACACCATCGAAGCCACCGTGCAGGGCAGCGCCTTCGCGTTGCCCGATCCGCCGCCGGCGCAGCTGTACGTCGTGGGCGACCCGGCGTCGCTGCCGGCGGTGAACAGCCTGCTGGACGCCGCCGAAAAGGTACCGGCCGCCCTGTGGCTGGAGTACCAGCACGACGGCGAGCGCGAGCTACCGCTGCGGACCCGCCCCGACGACCAGGTCACCTGGGTGCCCCGGCGCGACGGCGGTCAGCACCTGGTCGACACCGTACGCTCGGCGCTGCCGGCCGTGACCGACGCGCTCTACTGGGTGGCCTGCGAGGCGCGCAGCACCCGGGCGATCACCCGGCACCTACGCCGTGACCTCGGCGTCGACAAGCGACGGGTGTCGGCGCTCGGCTACTGGAACGCCGGATGA
- a CDS encoding FGGY-family carbohydrate kinase gives MPAVPPQVLAVDLGTSGMKAALVAADGTVTGWAQRPLPLRVLPGGGAEQDPQTWWDALAAVVADLGRDHPDQLRAVGTLCCSTQGEATIAVDAAGETLTPCITWLDMRGAGNLRRQFGGFPAYGGLSVRRIARWLRLTGGMPSTTGKDPAAHMLLVRDELPHVYERTATFLNALDWLNLKLTGRTVATADSILTSWVTDNRRPGDIRYSPALVADCGIDADKLPPIVACTEVIGTLCPPAAAHLGLPETVRVVAGAIDNTAAAVGAGTTADNDPHLYLGTSSWIAAHVPAKKTDVFAQIASVPCAVPDRYLMTALQATAGANLTWLKEKIVEYDDPLVGAGHLSRDEGSIFDAFDVIIPTVPAGANGVLYTPWLYGERAPVDDPHLRAAFLNISLDTNRSDLLRAVFEGVALNTRWLAGAVDRFLGSPVTSLTITGGGARSAAWCQIFADVLGIEVRRDANPVAVNARGAGWIGAVGTGAISFADVPALIRHADVYSPTAAHRARYDEIFDIYRDLHRRLAPVYRRLHR, from the coding sequence GTGCCGGCCGTACCGCCGCAGGTCCTCGCCGTCGACCTGGGCACCTCCGGGATGAAGGCGGCGCTGGTCGCCGCCGACGGCACCGTCACCGGCTGGGCGCAGCGGCCGCTGCCGTTGCGGGTGCTGCCCGGCGGCGGCGCCGAACAGGATCCGCAGACGTGGTGGGACGCGCTGGCGGCCGTCGTCGCCGACCTCGGCCGGGACCATCCCGACCAGCTGCGGGCGGTCGGCACGCTCTGCTGCTCCACCCAGGGCGAGGCAACGATCGCCGTCGACGCCGCCGGCGAGACGTTGACCCCGTGCATCACCTGGCTGGACATGCGCGGAGCCGGCAACCTGCGTCGACAGTTCGGCGGCTTCCCGGCGTACGGCGGACTGTCGGTCCGGCGGATCGCCCGCTGGCTGCGGCTCACCGGCGGCATGCCGTCCACCACCGGCAAGGACCCGGCGGCGCACATGCTGCTGGTCCGCGACGAACTGCCGCACGTCTACGAGCGGACGGCGACGTTCCTCAACGCGCTCGACTGGCTCAACCTCAAGCTGACCGGCCGCACGGTGGCCACCGCCGATTCGATCCTGACCTCCTGGGTGACCGACAACCGCCGGCCCGGCGACATCCGCTACTCGCCGGCCCTGGTCGCCGACTGCGGCATCGACGCGGACAAGTTGCCGCCGATCGTGGCCTGTACGGAGGTGATCGGCACGCTGTGTCCGCCGGCCGCCGCGCATCTGGGCCTGCCGGAGACGGTACGGGTGGTGGCCGGCGCGATCGACAACACGGCAGCGGCGGTCGGCGCGGGGACGACCGCCGACAACGACCCGCACCTCTACCTAGGCACCTCGTCGTGGATCGCGGCCCACGTCCCGGCCAAGAAGACCGACGTGTTCGCCCAGATCGCGTCGGTGCCGTGCGCTGTCCCCGACCGCTATCTGATGACCGCGTTGCAGGCCACCGCCGGCGCCAACCTGACCTGGCTGAAGGAGAAGATCGTCGAGTACGACGATCCGCTGGTCGGCGCCGGCCACCTCAGCCGTGACGAAGGGTCCATCTTCGACGCCTTCGACGTGATCATCCCGACGGTGCCGGCCGGCGCCAACGGTGTGCTCTACACCCCCTGGTTGTACGGCGAACGCGCGCCGGTGGACGATCCGCACCTGCGGGCGGCGTTTCTCAACATCTCGCTGGACACCAACCGCTCCGACCTGCTGCGGGCGGTGTTCGAAGGGGTCGCGCTCAACACCCGCTGGTTGGCCGGGGCGGTCGACCGGTTCCTCGGCTCCCCGGTGACCTCGCTGACGATCACCGGCGGCGGTGCCCGCTCGGCGGCCTGGTGCCAGATCTTCGCCGACGTCCTGGGCATCGAGGTCCGACGCGACGCGAATCCGGTGGCGGTCAACGCGCGCGGCGCCGGCTGGATCGGCGCGGTCGGCACCGGGGCGATCTCCTTCGCCGACGTTCCGGCGTTGATCCGGCACGCCGACGTCTACTCCCCGACGGCGGCGCACCGGGCCCGCTACGACGAGATCTTCGACATCTACCGGGACCTGCACCGGCGGTTGGCACCGGTGTATCGCCGGCTGCACCGCTGA
- a CDS encoding GNAT family N-acetyltransferase: MTTPTTVFASTTPLGTVTVEPLDVERHATLLHAWITHPRSIFWGMPDADLDAVRREYERIVANPHHHAWLGRLDDVPLFLTETYDPAHSELATHYPVAPGDVGMHVLVAPPDRPLHRLTSTVMRAVMTFIFAEPAHQRVVVEPDVRNEAIAAKNAEAGFVVDRLIQLSDKRARLSFCTRAEFAASPLGKEPR, from the coding sequence ATGACCACCCCCACGACCGTCTTCGCGTCGACCACCCCACTGGGTACGGTGACCGTCGAGCCACTGGACGTCGAGCGCCACGCGACCCTGCTACACGCCTGGATCACCCATCCCCGGTCGATCTTCTGGGGCATGCCCGACGCCGACCTCGACGCCGTCCGACGGGAGTACGAACGGATCGTCGCCAACCCGCACCACCACGCCTGGCTCGGCCGGCTCGACGACGTACCGCTGTTCCTCACCGAAACGTACGACCCGGCGCACAGTGAACTCGCCACCCACTACCCGGTGGCACCCGGCGACGTCGGAATGCACGTCCTGGTGGCGCCCCCGGACCGCCCGCTGCACCGGTTGACCTCGACGGTGATGCGCGCGGTCATGACGTTCATCTTCGCCGAACCGGCCCACCAGCGGGTCGTCGTCGAACCCGACGTACGCAACGAAGCCATCGCGGCCAAGAACGCCGAAGCCGGTTTCGTGGTCGACCGGCTGATCCAGCTCTCCGACAAACGCGCCCGGCTCAGCTTCTGCACCCGGGCCGAGTTCGCCGCCAGCCCGCTCGGCAAGGAGCCCCGTTGA
- a CDS encoding IucA/IucC family siderophore biosynthesis protein, whose amino-acid sequence MAAAHRRLVAKAIAEFSHERLITPTPAPDGTGWQLATSDRVSYRFQARRYALEHWMIDAATLVRDVDGEPAPLDALDLVIELRDVLGIPPKLLGTYLEEISATLAGSAWKHHHQRHTAAELVDADFQTIESAMTEGHPLFVANNGRIGFGLADHAAYAPEAGAPVHLVWLAVRTDLSTFTAGRGVDEQAHYAAELGPETLRRFADRLRDLGLDPAGYRYLPVHPWQWEHKVGVTFAADVAARAIVPVGTGPDRYRAQQSIRTFFNLDHPHRHYVKTALSIQNMGFMRGLSPAYMRATPPINDWVADLVTGDDTLRDCGFEVLRELASVGYTGDAYHRSGGPVSAYQRMLAALWRESPVPRIGPGQRLATMASLLHRDRAGDHLVTAMIAASGLPAEQWVTTYLRAYLRPLLHCLLRYDLAFMPHGENLILVLDGHVPVRVFMKDIGEEVVAMHDRALPDAVERIRMPVDDDFRVLAIFTDVFDGFLRFLAAILDSDQVLPAVTFWRLVADCVREHGADHPELRDRLDLFVPTFRHSCLNRLQLRNTLQMVDLTDQSGSLIYAGTQDNPIAPALVTTS is encoded by the coding sequence ATGGCCGCCGCCCACCGTCGCCTGGTCGCCAAGGCGATCGCCGAGTTCAGCCACGAACGGCTGATCACGCCGACACCGGCACCGGACGGCACCGGCTGGCAGCTGGCGACCAGCGACCGGGTCAGCTACCGGTTCCAGGCCCGCCGGTACGCCCTGGAGCACTGGATGATCGACGCCGCCACGCTGGTACGCGACGTCGACGGGGAACCGGCGCCACTCGACGCCCTCGACCTGGTGATCGAACTACGGGACGTACTGGGCATCCCGCCGAAGCTGCTCGGCACCTACCTGGAGGAGATCAGCGCCACCCTCGCCGGATCCGCCTGGAAGCACCACCACCAGCGGCACACCGCCGCCGAGCTGGTCGACGCCGACTTCCAGACCATCGAGTCGGCGATGACCGAGGGCCACCCGCTGTTCGTGGCCAACAACGGTCGGATCGGCTTCGGGCTGGCCGACCACGCCGCGTACGCCCCGGAGGCCGGCGCCCCGGTGCACCTGGTGTGGCTGGCGGTCCGCACCGACCTGAGCACCTTCACCGCCGGCCGGGGCGTCGACGAACAGGCCCACTACGCCGCCGAACTCGGCCCCGAGACGCTGCGGCGGTTCGCCGACCGGCTCCGCGACCTCGGCCTCGACCCCGCCGGCTACCGGTATCTGCCGGTGCATCCCTGGCAGTGGGAACACAAGGTCGGCGTCACCTTCGCCGCCGACGTGGCCGCCCGCGCCATCGTCCCGGTCGGCACCGGACCCGACCGCTACCGCGCCCAGCAGTCGATCCGGACCTTCTTCAACCTGGACCACCCGCACCGGCACTATGTCAAGACCGCGCTGTCCATCCAGAACATGGGCTTCATGCGCGGGCTCTCCCCGGCGTACATGCGGGCCACTCCCCCCATCAACGACTGGGTCGCCGACCTGGTCACCGGAGACGACACGCTGCGCGACTGCGGGTTCGAGGTGCTGCGGGAACTCGCCTCGGTCGGCTACACCGGCGACGCGTACCACCGCAGCGGCGGGCCGGTCTCGGCGTACCAGCGGATGCTCGCCGCGCTGTGGCGGGAAAGCCCGGTGCCCCGCATCGGCCCCGGTCAGCGGCTGGCCACCATGGCCAGCCTGCTGCACCGCGACCGCGCCGGCGACCACCTGGTCACCGCGATGATCGCCGCGTCGGGCCTGCCGGCCGAGCAGTGGGTGACCACGTACCTGCGGGCGTACCTGCGTCCGCTGCTGCACTGCCTGCTCCGCTACGACCTGGCGTTCATGCCGCACGGGGAGAACCTGATCCTGGTGCTGGACGGCCACGTACCAGTCCGGGTGTTCATGAAGGACATCGGCGAAGAGGTCGTCGCCATGCACGACCGGGCACTGCCGGACGCCGTCGAACGGATCCGGATGCCGGTGGACGACGACTTCCGGGTCCTGGCCATCTTCACCGACGTGTTCGACGGCTTCCTGCGCTTCCTCGCCGCCATCCTCGACTCCGACCAGGTGCTGCCGGCGGTGACGTTCTGGCGGCTGGTCGCCGACTGCGTCCGCGAGCACGGCGCCGACCATCCGGAGCTGCGGGACCGGCTCGACCTGTTCGTGCCGACCTTCCGGCACTCCTGCCTCAACCGGCTGCAGCTGCGCAACACACTGCAGATGGTCGACCTCACCGACCAGTCCGGGTCGCTGATCTACGCGGGCACCCAGGACAACCCGATCGCACCCGCGCTGGTGACGACCTCGTGA
- a CDS encoding aspartate aminotransferase family protein: MYPHLFGRHTVDAYVSSIDQTVAVLADRVRAVRQPYSGASVHQLQAMVDTIDLDAPLGVTGAALDEIANLYLDHAIWFHEPTYLAHLNCPVALPALSAELLLAAVNSSVDTWDQSSAGTLIERRMIDWTAGRIGFGPGADGVFTSGGTQSNLHGLLLAREQCLADQQVDASQQVDASKPVDRGTLLPRLRILATAESHFSVGKSAGLLGLAADAVVPVATDGTGRMNPLALAAAIDQVRAGGGLPMAVVATAGTTDRGCVDPLGAIGDLCRTQGIWLHVDAAYGCGLLVSRRRRHLLDGIELADSVTVDFHKSFFQPVSSSAIVVRDATVMCRIAVHADYLNPRTATVPNQVDKSLQTTRRFDALKLWMTLRTIGADQLGEMFDRVVDLAREAYGCLVDDLDFEVATTPTLSTVLFRYRPAWLPVADCDRLMPQLRDRLFAEGAAIIAGTTIGGHYWLKFTLLNPNTTGEDLRQVISLIRRTGQDLLDEEWQRAALVAPTSVVPEVRANANV, translated from the coding sequence ATGTACCCACATCTGTTCGGCCGGCACACGGTGGACGCCTACGTGTCCAGCATCGACCAGACCGTGGCTGTCCTCGCCGACCGCGTACGCGCGGTCCGCCAACCGTACTCCGGCGCGAGCGTCCACCAGCTGCAGGCGATGGTCGACACCATCGACCTCGACGCCCCGCTCGGCGTCACCGGCGCCGCGCTCGACGAGATCGCCAACCTCTACCTCGACCACGCGATCTGGTTCCACGAACCCACCTACCTGGCCCACCTCAACTGCCCGGTGGCCCTGCCCGCGCTCAGCGCCGAACTGCTGCTCGCCGCGGTCAACTCCTCGGTCGACACCTGGGACCAGAGCAGCGCCGGCACCCTCATCGAACGCCGGATGATCGACTGGACCGCCGGCCGCATCGGGTTCGGACCCGGCGCCGACGGCGTCTTCACCAGCGGAGGCACCCAGTCCAACCTACACGGCCTGCTCCTCGCCCGGGAACAATGCCTGGCCGACCAGCAGGTCGACGCCAGCCAGCAGGTCGACGCCAGCAAACCGGTCGACCGGGGCACCCTGCTACCCCGGCTGCGCATCCTGGCCACCGCCGAAAGCCACTTCAGCGTCGGCAAATCCGCCGGCCTGCTCGGACTGGCCGCCGACGCGGTCGTCCCGGTCGCCACCGACGGCACCGGACGGATGAACCCCCTCGCGCTGGCCGCCGCGATCGACCAGGTACGCGCCGGAGGTGGCCTGCCGATGGCGGTCGTCGCCACCGCCGGCACCACCGACCGGGGCTGCGTCGACCCGCTCGGCGCGATCGGCGACCTCTGCCGTACGCAGGGCATCTGGCTGCACGTCGACGCGGCGTACGGCTGCGGGCTGCTGGTGTCCCGACGCCGACGGCACCTGCTCGACGGCATCGAGCTCGCCGACTCGGTCACCGTCGACTTCCACAAGAGCTTCTTCCAGCCGGTCAGCTCCAGCGCCATCGTGGTCCGGGACGCGACCGTCATGTGCCGGATCGCCGTCCACGCCGACTACCTCAACCCGCGTACGGCGACCGTGCCCAACCAGGTCGACAAGAGCCTGCAGACCACCCGCCGGTTCGACGCGTTGAAGCTGTGGATGACGCTGCGCACCATCGGCGCCGACCAGCTCGGCGAGATGTTCGACCGGGTCGTCGACCTGGCCCGGGAGGCGTACGGCTGCCTCGTCGACGACCTCGACTTCGAAGTCGCGACCACACCGACGCTGAGCACCGTACTGTTCCGCTACCGACCGGCCTGGCTGCCGGTCGCCGACTGCGACCGGCTGATGCCCCAGCTGCGGGACCGGCTGTTCGCCGAAGGGGCGGCGATCATCGCCGGCACCACCATCGGCGGGCACTACTGGCTCAAGTTCACCCTGCTCAACCCCAACACCACCGGCGAAGACCTACGACAGGTCATCAGCCTGATCCGCCGTACCGGGCAGGACCTGCTCGACGAGGAATGGCAGCGGGCCGCGTTGGTCGCACCGACATCCGTCGTACCGGAGGTACGCGCCAATGCGAACGTATGA
- a CDS encoding GNAT family N-acetyltransferase, with protein MLATVYAETLAGIGRFDLVVLDPRAHLDLVHRWVTEPRARFWGMTTYSRAEVGEVYEFIDGLETHHAYLMRIDEVPVGIFQTYEPAEDPLGEHYPVAPGDIGIHLFLAAAEPPIAGFTGTLAGALNRYLFADPTRTRIVVEPDVRNDRALRRWQRLGFVFDAQLDLADKRAQLAFLTRERFVSGG; from the coding sequence ATGCTCGCCACCGTGTACGCGGAGACCCTGGCCGGGATCGGGCGGTTCGATCTGGTCGTGCTCGACCCCCGTGCACACCTGGACCTGGTGCACCGGTGGGTCACCGAGCCCCGCGCCCGGTTCTGGGGCATGACGACGTACTCCCGCGCCGAGGTCGGCGAGGTCTACGAGTTCATCGACGGCCTGGAAACCCACCACGCCTATCTGATGCGGATCGACGAGGTGCCGGTCGGCATCTTCCAGACCTACGAGCCGGCCGAGGATCCACTCGGCGAGCACTATCCGGTCGCGCCGGGCGACATCGGAATCCACCTGTTCCTGGCCGCCGCCGAGCCGCCGATCGCCGGGTTCACCGGTACGCTGGCCGGGGCGTTGAACCGCTACCTGTTCGCCGATCCCACCCGTACCCGGATCGTGGTCGAGCCCGACGTGCGCAACGACCGCGCGCTGCGCCGGTGGCAGCGGCTCGGGTTCGTCTTCGACGCCCAGCTCGACCTGGCCGACAAGCGCGCCCAGCTGGCGTTTCTCACCCGCGAACGGTTCGTCTCCGGTGGCTGA
- a CDS encoding GNAT family N-acetyltransferase, translated as MAVVDAQHATAGTAAPQQRVRLTDQVDITELAAIYRQVHATDLHLIDHTEPSVEQRLEWTAQAPGFAATVGYVDDRMVGTVMGCPLPPETLWWRDLHTDTDPELVREWDGRTFAVCEAFVLPEFQRHQIGLQLLSELLASRTEERVSLAVADTNVKVQRSMRIRGWQHVGDLVPFPGWRAHAMFVRPLPF; from the coding sequence ATGGCCGTCGTCGACGCGCAGCACGCCACCGCCGGGACCGCAGCACCGCAGCAACGGGTCCGGTTGACCGATCAGGTCGACATCACCGAACTGGCCGCGATCTACCGGCAGGTGCACGCCACCGACCTGCACCTGATCGACCACACCGAGCCGTCGGTCGAACAACGTCTGGAGTGGACCGCCCAGGCACCCGGCTTCGCGGCCACCGTCGGCTACGTCGACGACCGGATGGTCGGAACCGTGATGGGCTGCCCGCTCCCGCCGGAAACCCTCTGGTGGCGCGACCTGCACACCGACACCGATCCGGAACTGGTCCGCGAATGGGACGGACGCACCTTCGCGGTCTGCGAGGCGTTCGTGCTGCCCGAGTTCCAACGCCACCAGATCGGCCTCCAGCTGCTGTCGGAGTTGCTGGCCAGCCGTACCGAGGAACGGGTCTCACTGGCCGTGGCCGACACCAACGTCAAGGTGCAACGCAGCATGCGGATCCGCGGCTGGCAGCACGTCGGCGACCTCGTGCCGTTCCCCGGCTGGCGGGCGCACGCGATGTTCGTCCGACCGCTGCCCTTCTGA
- a CDS encoding glycosyltransferase family 87 protein produces MGFRRRSWAIGAVVGTWLASRTVLLLVATEVVPGLDVGGVFADVAFYRDWSGPLLRGQVPADDPMWQYPPGAAVLFTAVRLLAGKTVTAYTAVFVLFAMAADLVILGALLRLARGGGRLLGVWCWVLAVPLLNLLTYGRYDIFVTAVAVVALAATVRRPGLAGALVAVGTLAKVWPALLLITARPVRGLRPMLVGFVAALVGLGTVLTVLYADAWSGFSGNQVDRGLQVESVGATPLMVARLWDPTITVDYVYGAMELDAAAVGAVTVVLPVATLAGLAGLGLWWLTRGRWIDWTATVGFDLALLAVLVAVVTSRVFSPQYLLWLIALAAVCLTRRDTTQRVPCALIVLATALTAAYFPWFYGDVIAEPAWPGTILLAVRNAVVVAATGIGLRRLLRRHVESGTDGGPGRDQVTLRKPDPAIRLG; encoded by the coding sequence ATGGGTTTTCGACGTCGGTCGTGGGCGATCGGGGCGGTCGTCGGCACCTGGCTGGCCTCCCGGACCGTACTGCTGCTGGTCGCGACCGAGGTCGTCCCCGGGCTGGACGTCGGCGGGGTCTTCGCCGACGTGGCGTTCTACCGCGACTGGAGCGGCCCGCTGCTGCGTGGTCAGGTGCCGGCCGACGATCCGATGTGGCAATACCCGCCGGGCGCGGCCGTGCTGTTCACCGCCGTACGGTTGCTGGCCGGCAAGACGGTCACCGCCTACACCGCGGTGTTCGTCCTGTTCGCGATGGCCGCCGACCTGGTGATCCTCGGTGCCCTGCTCCGGCTGGCTCGCGGCGGCGGCCGGCTGCTCGGCGTCTGGTGCTGGGTGCTGGCCGTACCGCTGCTCAACCTGCTGACCTACGGCCGGTACGACATCTTCGTCACCGCCGTGGCGGTCGTCGCCCTGGCCGCGACGGTACGCCGGCCGGGGCTCGCCGGCGCGCTCGTCGCGGTCGGCACGTTGGCCAAGGTGTGGCCGGCGCTGCTGCTGATCACCGCCAGACCGGTACGGGGGCTGCGGCCGATGCTGGTCGGCTTCGTCGCCGCGCTGGTCGGGTTGGGGACGGTGCTGACCGTACTCTATGCGGACGCCTGGTCCGGGTTCTCCGGCAACCAGGTCGACCGGGGTCTGCAGGTCGAGTCGGTCGGGGCCACCCCGCTGATGGTGGCCCGGCTGTGGGATCCGACGATCACCGTCGACTACGTGTACGGCGCGATGGAACTCGACGCGGCGGCGGTGGGCGCGGTGACCGTCGTGTTGCCGGTGGCGACGCTCGCCGGCCTGGCCGGGCTGGGCCTGTGGTGGTTGACCAGGGGGCGGTGGATCGACTGGACCGCGACGGTCGGGTTCGACCTGGCGTTGCTGGCCGTGCTGGTCGCGGTGGTGACGAGTCGGGTGTTCTCGCCGCAGTACCTGCTCTGGTTGATCGCGTTGGCGGCGGTCTGTCTCACCCGCCGCGACACCACGCAACGGGTGCCGTGCGCGCTGATCGTGCTGGCCACCGCGCTGACCGCCGCCTACTTCCCCTGGTTCTACGGTGACGTGATCGCGGAGCCGGCCTGGCCGGGCACCATCCTGCTGGCGGTCCGCAACGCGGTCGTGGTCGCGGCGACCGGCATCGGCCTGCGGCGGTTGCTCCGGCGACACGTCGAGTCCGGTACGGACGGTGGGCCCGGCCGGGATCAGGTGACGTTGCGGAAACCCGATCCCGCTATTAGGTTAGGCTAA
- a CDS encoding MFS transporter, with translation MNPGETTGRPDQADGPGARLDPPRARLGTLTALYVTQFLGFGFITIGLSSILRAGGTSLDTLALLNLIGLIWPVKFLWAPILDRYGPRRGGHYRSWLLVLQSGMVLALLALLATDPATGRIGPIVAICAAFVFLSATQDIAADAVAVRLLSERVRGAGNGIQVAASYVGNILGGGACVVVYDRYGWPAAIGLLAGLTAVGLVVVWRFREPDRVARPVDARQAYGALLSVLGQPGCRNWALGVVPLLYVGAGAAYAMVTPSLVDAGWSLQRIGFVTGIVTSVPAVIAGLVAGGLVARIGRAGVLVLGGVSLAGATLLLLPLLTGRAPAGFTTVALCFFMAAYTVANVALYTVNMDYSRPVTGGTDFTVLSSFGLICSYLAGAVALATAARVGYPAVAVAAIVLMVAGVGLGVRHQRRHPRRPETVETVVRVPSEPLHKVPG, from the coding sequence ATGAACCCGGGCGAGACGACGGGGCGGCCGGACCAGGCCGATGGGCCCGGTGCCCGGCTCGACCCGCCGCGTGCGCGGCTGGGCACGCTGACCGCGCTGTACGTCACCCAGTTCCTGGGGTTCGGCTTCATCACCATCGGGTTGTCCAGCATCCTGCGGGCCGGCGGGACGTCCCTGGACACCCTGGCCCTGCTCAACCTGATCGGGCTGATCTGGCCGGTCAAGTTCCTCTGGGCACCGATCCTGGACCGGTACGGGCCACGCCGGGGCGGGCACTACCGGTCCTGGCTGCTGGTGCTGCAGAGCGGCATGGTGCTGGCCCTGCTGGCGCTGCTCGCGACCGATCCGGCCACCGGGCGGATCGGCCCGATCGTCGCCATCTGCGCGGCGTTCGTGTTCCTGTCGGCGACCCAGGACATCGCCGCCGACGCGGTCGCGGTGCGGCTGCTGTCCGAACGTGTCCGGGGCGCGGGCAACGGGATCCAGGTCGCGGCCAGCTACGTGGGCAACATCCTCGGCGGTGGTGCGTGCGTGGTCGTCTACGACCGGTACGGCTGGCCGGCGGCGATCGGGCTGCTGGCCGGGTTGACCGCTGTCGGCCTGGTGGTCGTCTGGCGGTTCCGCGAACCGGACCGGGTGGCCCGACCGGTCGACGCCCGGCAGGCGTACGGTGCCCTGCTGTCGGTGCTCGGCCAGCCCGGCTGCCGTAATTGGGCGCTGGGCGTGGTTCCGTTGCTTTACGTCGGGGCGGGTGCGGCGTACGCGATGGTCACGCCGTCGCTGGTCGACGCGGGCTGGTCGCTGCAACGGATCGGTTTCGTCACCGGCATCGTGACCAGTGTGCCGGCGGTGATCGCCGGTCTGGTCGCCGGTGGCCTGGTCGCCCGGATCGGGCGGGCCGGTGTCCTGGTGCTGGGCGGGGTCAGTTTGGCCGGTGCGACGCTGCTGCTGTTGCCGCTGCTCACCGGCCGAGCCCCGGCCGGGTTCACCACTGTCGCGCTCTGCTTTTTCATGGCCGCCTACACGGTCGCGAACGTGGCGCTCTACACGGTCAACATGGACTACTCGCGACCGGTCACCGGCGGTACCGATTTCACCGTGCTGTCATCGTTCGGCCTGATCTGTTCCTACCTGGCCGGCGCGGTCGCGTTGGCGACCGCGGCCCGGGTCGGCTACCCGGCCGTCGCGGTCGCCGCGATCGTCCTGATGGTCGCCGGGGTCGGCCTCGGCGTGCGCCACCAGCGGCGCCATCCACGCCGGCCGGAAACCGTGGAGACCGTGGTACGGGTGCCGTCCGAGCCGCTGCACAAGGTCCCCGGCTGA